One genomic region from Prunus persica cultivar Lovell chromosome G3, Prunus_persica_NCBIv2, whole genome shotgun sequence encodes:
- the LOC18788037 gene encoding ABC transporter B family member 11, which produces MAGENGVNGGTPQEHEETTLKNQVEGTNGDHQGSDKSNGDEKNEKIPFFKLFSFADKTDYILMLFGTIGAIGNGSCMPLMTILFGEMINSFGNNQNNTDIVSVVSKVSLKFVYLAIGAAVAATLQVACWMVTGERQAARIRGLYLKTILRQDVGFFDMETNTGEVVGRMSGDTVLIQDAMGEKVGKFVQLLSTFVGGFIIAFIKGWLLTLVMLSSIPLLVASGAAMSIIITKMATRGQSAYAKASNVVEQTIGSIRTVASFTGEKQAITSYNKYLGDAYKSGVHEGIAAGVGLGMVMLVVFSSYALAVWFGSRMIRDKGYSGGDVLNVIIAVLTGSMSLGQASPCLSAFAAGQAAAFKMFETISRKPEIDAYDERGRILDDIRGDIELREVYFSYPARPEEQIFDGFSLYIPSGTTAALVGQSGSGKSTVISLIERFYDPRAGEVLIDGINLKEFQLKWIRNKIGLVSQEPVLFASSIKENIAYGKDGATLEEIKAAAERANAAKFIDKLPQGVDTMVGEHGTQLSGGQKQRIAIARAILKDPRILLLDEATSALDAESERIVQEALDRIMVNRTTVIVAHRLSTVRNADTIAVIHKGKMVEKGSHSELLKDPEGAYSQLIRLQENNRSEQTAESQNKSEITTESFRQSSQRMSLVRSISRNSSLGNSSRHSFSVSFGLPTGLGSMGSVRDNTMADPEAPAKELEQPPKISLRRLAALNKPEIPVLLIGTVAAMGNGVILPIFGVLISRVIKTFYEPPHEQKKDSEFWALMFITLGLASLLAIPGRGYFFSVAGSKLIERIRLMCFKKVVNMEVGWFDEPENSSGAIGARLSADAATVRALVGDALAQIVNSIATAIAGLVIAFVACWQLAFIILALIPLIGVNGYVQAKFMRGFSADAKLMYEEASQVANDAVGSIRTVASFCAEEKVMELYRRKCEGPTAAGKRQGLISGLGFGISFFFLFCVYATSFYAGAKLVEAGKTTFADVFQVFFALTMAATGISQSSSFAPDTNKARIAAASIFAIIDRKSKIDPSDESGVKLDNVKGEIELRHVSFTYASRPDIQIFRDLSLTIHCGKTVALVGESGSGKSTVVALLQRFYNPDSGHITLDGTELGKFQLKWLRQQMGLVSQEPVLFNDTIRANIAYGKDGEATEAEIIAASELANAHKFISSLHQGYDTVVGERGVQLSGGQKQRVAIARAIIKSPKVLLLDEATSALDAESERVVQDALDKVMVNRTTVVVAHRLSTIKNADVIAVVKNGVIVEKGKHDTLINITEGFYASLVALHISASTSTT; this is translated from the exons ATGGCCGGGGAAAATGGTGTCAATGGTGGTACACCTCAAGAGCATGAGGAGACCACATTAAAAAACCAAGTAGAAGGCACGAACGGGGACCATCAAGGCTCAGACAAGAGCAATGGagatgagaaaaatgaaaaaattccatttttcaaGCTATTCTCATTTGCAGATAAGACTGATTATATCTTGATGCTCTTCGGCACAATTGGTGCCATTGGGAATGGTTCATGTATGCCCCTCATGACGATATTGTTTGGGGAGATGATTAATTCTTTTGGAAATAATCAAAACAATACAGACATAGTTAGTGTTGTTTCCAAG GTctctctaaaatttgtctatTTGGCCATCGGGGCAGCTGTGGCAGCAACTCTTC AGGTCGCTTGCTGGATGGTAACAGGGGAAAGGCAAGCTGCAAGGATAAGGGGTTTGTATTTGAAAACAATATTGAGACAAGATGTTGGTTTCTTTGATATGGAAACAAACACTGGAGAGGTCGTTGGGAGAATGTCTGGCGACACTGTTCTCATACAAGATGCCATGGGTGAGAAG gttggaaaatttgtacaGCTGCTTTCAACATTCGTCGGAGGGTTTATAATAGCATTCATCAAAGGGTGGCTTCTTACCCTTGTCATGTTGTCCTCTATTCCTCTGCTTGTGGCATCGGGTGCAGCTATGTCCATCATTATAACCAAGATGGCAACCCGTGGGCAAAGTGCTTATGCAAAAGCATCAAATGTAGTTGAACAGACGATAGGCTCCATTAGAACT GTTGCATCCTTTACCGGCGAGAAGCAAGCTATAACAAGTTACAACAAATATCTTGGAGATGCTTACAAATCAGGTGTTCATGAAGGTATAGCTGCTGGAGTAGGTCTTGGCATGGTTATGCTAGTTGTGTTCAGTTCTTATGCCTTGGCTGTATGGTTTGGTTCAAGAATGATAAGGGACAAAGGATATTCCGGGGGTGATGTGTTGAATGTGATTATTGCTGTTTTGACTGGATCCAT GTCTCTGGGGCAGGCATCACCGTGCTTGAGTGCATTTGCTGCTGGTCAAGCTGCAGCATTTAAGATGTTTGAGACTATCAGTAGGAAGCCAGAGATTGATGCTTATGACGAAAGAGGAAGGATATTGGATGACATTCGTGGAGATATAGAGTTGAGAGAGGTTTATTTCAGTTATCCAGCCAGACCAGAAGAACAAATATTCGACGGGTTCTCCCTTTATATCCCTAGTGGCACCACCGCAGCTCTGGTTGGACAAAGTGGAAGTGGGAAGTCAACAGTCATCAGTCTGATAGAGAGATTTTATGATCCACGAGCTGGTGAAGTTTTGATAGATGGTATAAACCTAAAAGAATTTCAGCTCAAATGGATTCGGAATAAAATTGGTCTTGTCAGCCAGGAACCTGTACTGTTTGCATCAAGCATTAAGGAAAATATTGCCTATGGAAAGGATGGTGCTACCCTTGAAGAGATAAAAGCAGCAGCTGAACGTGCAAATGCCGCTAAATTTATTGATAAACTGCCTCAG GGGGTTGACACCATGGTCGGTGAGCATGGGACTCAGCTGTCTGGTGGCCAGAAGCAGAGAATTGCTATAGCAAGAGCAATTTTGAAAGATCCACGAATATTACTTCTGGATGAAGCTACAAGTGCACTTGATGCAGAATCTGAGAGGATAGTTCAAGAAGCATTGGATAGGATTATGGTGAACCGAACAACTGTTATTGTTGCTCATCGTTTGAGCACAGTGAGGAATGCAGATACAATTGCTGTCATTCATAAAGGAAAGATGGTTGAAAAAG GCTCACACTCAGAGTTGCTCAAGGATCCTGAAGGAGCATACTCTCAACTTATACGCTTGCAAGAAAACAATCGATCAGAACAAACAGCAGAATCTCAGAACAAATCTGAAATAACTACGGAATCTTTTAGACAGTCGAGTCAAAGGATGTCGTTAGTAAGATCCATAAGTCGGAACTCCTCTCTAGGAAATAGCAGCCGCCACTCATTTTCAGTCTCATTTGGTTTACCCACAGGACTTGGTAGCATGGGTAGTGTAAGGGACAATACAATGGCAGACCCAGAAGCCCCTGCCAAGGAATTAGAGCAACCTCCAAAGATCTCACTTCGCCGCCTTGCTGCCCTCAACAAGCCCGAGATTCCAGTGCTTCTTATTGGGACTGTAGCTGCAATGGGCAATGGTGTTATACTTCCAATTTTTGGTGTGCTTATTTCCAGGGTAATAAAGACTTTCTATGAACCACCTCatgaacaaaagaaagattcaGAGTTTTGGGCATTAATGTTTATTACCCTTGGTTTGGCATCATTACTAGCGATCCCAGGACGAGGatatttcttttctgttgCTGGTAGTAAGTTAATTGAACGTATCAGGTTGATGTGTTTTAAGAAAGTGGTTAACATGGAGGTTGGGTGGTTTGATGAGCCTGAGAACTCAAGTGGTGCCATTGGTGCAAGGCTCTCAGCAGATGCGGCAACAGTGCGAGCCCTAGTTGGAGATGCACTAGCTCAAATAGTTAATAGCATTGCGACCGCAATTGCAGGTTTGGTCATTGCTTTTGTTGCATGTTGGCAGCTGGCATTTATTATCCTCGCATTGATTCCTCTTATTGGAGTTAATGGATATGTTCAAGCAAAATTCATGAGAGGATTCAGTGCAGATGCAAAG TTGATGTATGAGGAAGCAAGCCAAGTTGCTAATGACGCAGTTGGGAGCATAAGAACAGTTGCTTCTTTCTGTGCTGAAGAAAAGGTAATGGAACTATACAGAAGGAAATGTGAAGGTCCTACGGCGGCAGGAAAAAGACAAGGCTTGATCAGTGGATTAGGATTTGGgatatctttcttcttcctgttTTGTGTCTATGCAACCAGTTTCTATGCTGGAGCTAAACTTGTTGAGGCTGGAAAAACAACATTTGCTGATGTTTTCCAA gttttctttgctttgaCCATGGCAGCTACGGGAATTTCTCAATCAAGCTCCTTTGCCCCAGATACTAACAAAGCCAGGATTGCTGCTGCTTCCATATTTGCAATAATAGACCGCAAGTCAAAGATAGACCCAAGTGACGAGTCAGGTGTGAAATTGGATAATGTAAAGGGAGAGATTGAGCTTCGCCATGTAAGCTTTACATATGCATCTAGGCCAGATATACAGATTTTCCGAGACCTCAGTTTAACTATTCATTGTGGCAAG ACAGTTGCCCTGGTCGGAGAAAGTGGGAGTGGAAAATCCACAGTGGTAGCATTGTTGCAAAGATTTTATAATCCGGATTCAGGTCATATCACACTTGATGGAACTGAACTTGGGAAATTTCAATTGAAATGGTTGAGGCAGCAGATGGGGCTTGTGAGCCAAGAACctgttttatttaatgacaCCATCCGTGCCAACATCGCTTATGGAAAAGATGGGGAAGCAACTGAGGCAGAAATTATAGCTGCATCAGAGTTGGCCAATGCCCACAAGTTCATTAGTAGCTTACACCAG GGCTATGACACCGTAGTAGGAGAACGTGGAGTGCAATTGTCTGGGGGGCAGAAGCAACGTGTAGCCATCGCACGTGCTATCATCAAGAGCCCTAAGGTATTACTGTTGGATGAAGCTACAAGTGCACTTGATGCTGAATCTGAGAGAGTAGTTCAAGATGCATTAGACAAAGTGATGGTAAACCGGACCACGGTGGTGGTTGCCCATCGACTATCCACAATCAAGAATGCTGATGTGATTGCAGTGGTTAAAAATGGAGTTATCGTAGAGAAAGGCAAGCATGATACTTTGATTAACATCACAGAGGGATTTTATGCATCCTTGGTTGCTCTTCACATTAGCGCTTCAACTTCAACTACATGA
- the LOC18787996 gene encoding two-pore potassium channel 5 isoform X1 produces MENEPFLGSQTGPQHQLQPIIEDHDFSFKIAPSLSDPTLLIFQEPQQHHVQQDPQSSSSTSTTQFGAPSARTKKPGTLHRCKTAPAMAVMRDLKPKTTQIPKPQSESSSIIRQAVFLLLIYLSLGVVIYSFNRDKFSGIETHPVVDALYFCIVTMCTIGYGDIAPTTPFTKIFACVFVLFGFGFIDILLSGVVNFVLDLQENMILTGIQMGQAQAQAQAHSHRFSARDYIVDVAKGRMRIRLKVGLALGVVVLSIGMGALVLCFVENLNWIDSIYLSVMSVTTVGYGDRAFKTVQGRLFAAVWLLFSTLAVARAFMYLAEARVDKRHRRIIKWVLDRDITVQDLLAANINNHGFISKSEYVIHKLKEMGKIGEKDILQICNQFSKLDQNHSGKITLPDLLENRL; encoded by the exons aTGGAAAATGAACCTTTTCTCGGCTCCCAAACAGGGCCCCAACACCAACTCCAACCCATAATTGAAGACCATGATTTCTCATTCAAAATCGCTCCGTCTCTCAGCGACCCAACTCTGCTCATCTTCCAAGAGCCCCAGCAGCATCATGTACAGCAAGACCCAcagtcctcctcctccacctcaACAACCCAATTCGGAGCCCCGAGTGCCCGCACCAAGAAACCGGGTACTCTCCACCGTTGCAAGACTGCCCCGGCCATGGCCGTCATGCGAGACCTCAAGCCAAAGACGACCCAAATCCCCAAACCACAGTCCGAGTCCAGCTCCATCATCAGGCAAGCCGTCTTCTTGCTCCTCATATATCTTTCTCTCGGTGTTGTAATTTACTCTTTCAACAGGGACAAATTTTCCGGCATAGAAACCCACCCGGTTGTCGACGCCCTCTACTTCTGTATAGTCACCATGTGCACCATTGGGTACGGTGACATTGCACCCACAACACCATTCACGAAAATTTTTGCTTGTGTGTTTGTGctttttgggtttggttttATTGACATCTTGCTAAGTGGGGTTGTCAATTTTGTGCTGGACTTGCAAGAAAATATGATCTTGACCGGAATTCAAATGGGCCAGGCTCAGGCTCAGGCTCAGGCTCACTCTCATCGCTTTTCCGCTAGGGACTATATTGTTGATGTGGCAAAGGGCAGGATGAGAATCAGGCTCAAGGTTGGTCTGGCGCTTGGAGTGGTGGTGTTGTCCATTGGCATGGGAGCTTTGGTTCTCTGTTTTGTGGAGAATTTGAATTGGATTGATTCTATTTACTTGTCAGTTATGTCGGTTACGACGGTTGGGTACGGGGACAGGGCCTTCAAGACTGTTCAAGGGAGGCTCTTCGCTGCGGTGTGGCTTCTGTTTTCGACACTGGCGGTGGCTCGGGCGTTTATGTATTTGGCAGAGGCCAGAGTGGACAAAAGACATAGGAGGATTATCAAGTGGGTTTTGGATCGGGATATCACTGTCCAGGATCTGCTTGCTGCCAACATCAATAACCATGGTTTCATCAG TAAATCAGAGTATGTTATTCACAAGCTTAAAGAGATGGGAAAGATAGGGGAGAAAGATATATTGCAAATCTGCAATCAGTTCAGTAAGCTTGATCAGAACCACTCCGGGAAGATAACACTGCCTGATCTCTTGGAGAATCGCTTGTAA
- the LOC18787996 gene encoding two-pore potassium channel 5 isoform X2: MENEPFLGSQTGPQHQLQPIIEDHDFSFKIAPSLSDPTLLIFQEPQQHHVQQDPQSSSSTSTTQFGAPSARTKKPGTLHRCKTAPAMAVMRDLKPKTTQIPKPQSESSSIIRDKFSGIETHPVVDALYFCIVTMCTIGYGDIAPTTPFTKIFACVFVLFGFGFIDILLSGVVNFVLDLQENMILTGIQMGQAQAQAQAHSHRFSARDYIVDVAKGRMRIRLKVGLALGVVVLSIGMGALVLCFVENLNWIDSIYLSVMSVTTVGYGDRAFKTVQGRLFAAVWLLFSTLAVARAFMYLAEARVDKRHRRIIKWVLDRDITVQDLLAANINNHGFISKSEYVIHKLKEMGKIGEKDILQICNQFSKLDQNHSGKITLPDLLENRL; the protein is encoded by the exons aTGGAAAATGAACCTTTTCTCGGCTCCCAAACAGGGCCCCAACACCAACTCCAACCCATAATTGAAGACCATGATTTCTCATTCAAAATCGCTCCGTCTCTCAGCGACCCAACTCTGCTCATCTTCCAAGAGCCCCAGCAGCATCATGTACAGCAAGACCCAcagtcctcctcctccacctcaACAACCCAATTCGGAGCCCCGAGTGCCCGCACCAAGAAACCGGGTACTCTCCACCGTTGCAAGACTGCCCCGGCCATGGCCGTCATGCGAGACCTCAAGCCAAAGACGACCCAAATCCCCAAACCACAGTCCGAGTCCAGCTCCATCATCAG GGACAAATTTTCCGGCATAGAAACCCACCCGGTTGTCGACGCCCTCTACTTCTGTATAGTCACCATGTGCACCATTGGGTACGGTGACATTGCACCCACAACACCATTCACGAAAATTTTTGCTTGTGTGTTTGTGctttttgggtttggttttATTGACATCTTGCTAAGTGGGGTTGTCAATTTTGTGCTGGACTTGCAAGAAAATATGATCTTGACCGGAATTCAAATGGGCCAGGCTCAGGCTCAGGCTCAGGCTCACTCTCATCGCTTTTCCGCTAGGGACTATATTGTTGATGTGGCAAAGGGCAGGATGAGAATCAGGCTCAAGGTTGGTCTGGCGCTTGGAGTGGTGGTGTTGTCCATTGGCATGGGAGCTTTGGTTCTCTGTTTTGTGGAGAATTTGAATTGGATTGATTCTATTTACTTGTCAGTTATGTCGGTTACGACGGTTGGGTACGGGGACAGGGCCTTCAAGACTGTTCAAGGGAGGCTCTTCGCTGCGGTGTGGCTTCTGTTTTCGACACTGGCGGTGGCTCGGGCGTTTATGTATTTGGCAGAGGCCAGAGTGGACAAAAGACATAGGAGGATTATCAAGTGGGTTTTGGATCGGGATATCACTGTCCAGGATCTGCTTGCTGCCAACATCAATAACCATGGTTTCATCAG TAAATCAGAGTATGTTATTCACAAGCTTAAAGAGATGGGAAAGATAGGGGAGAAAGATATATTGCAAATCTGCAATCAGTTCAGTAAGCTTGATCAGAACCACTCCGGGAAGATAACACTGCCTGATCTCTTGGAGAATCGCTTGTAA
- the LOC18788070 gene encoding uncharacterized protein LOC18788070 — MKKNQMVHVSLFLAHVLLLISLHGASGKDYISAVGDPGMRRDELRVALEAWNFCNEVGAEAPGMGSPRAADCFNLTSSSLRHGVSEDDNKLGVGTPFPGISQGALNNVDLYAAEKELYLGSLCQVSDSPKPWQFWMVMLKNGNFDTKSGLCPANGKKAAPFSPGKFPCFGSGCMNQPIVNHQETELLDGDKMRGSFSGSYDLGSDLSNGNGGADGISFYEVVWQKKLGVGSWVFSHKLKTSKKYPWLMLYLRADATQGYSGGYHYDTRGMLKTLPESPNFKVRLTLDIKQGGGPKSQFYLIDIGSCWKNNGQPCNGDVLTDVTRYTEMIINPETPAWCSPTGLGNCPPYHITPDDRKIYRNDTANFPYSAYHYYCAPGNAKHLEQPVSTCDPYSNPQAQEIMQLLPHPIWAEYGYPTKQGQGWVGDARTWELDVGALSSRLYFYQDPGTTPARRIWGSVDVGTEIFVSDKDEVAEWTLSDFDVIFTPKKE, encoded by the exons aTGAAGAAGAATCAGATGGTGCACGTGTCATTGTTCTTAGCACATGTGCTTCTTCTGATCAGTCTTCATGGTGCCTCTGGGAAAGATTATATCTCTGCTGTGGGAGACCCAGGAATGAGAAGAGATGAACTGAGAGTGGCCTTGGAAGCTTGGAACTTCTGCAATGAAGTTGGAGCAGAAGCACCTGGCATGGGCAGCCCAAGAGCTGCTGATTGCTTTAATCTCACAA GTTCTTCTCTAAGACATGGAGTGAGCGAAGATGATAACAAACTTGGGGTGGGCACACCATTCCCAGGGATTAGCCAGGGGGCTTTGAACAATGTAGACCTTTATGCAGCAGAGAAGGAGCTGTATCTGGGTTCTTTATGTCAAGTTTCAGACTCTCCAAAACCATGGCAATTTTGGATGGTTATGCTGAAAAATGGTAACTTTGACACAAAGTCTGGTTTGTGCCCTGCAAATGGGAAAAAGGCAGCTCCTTTCAGTCCGGGAAAGTTTCCTTGCTTTGGGAGTGGGTGTATGAATCAACCCATTGTGAATCACCAAGAGACAGAGTTGCTGGATGGTGATAAAATGAGAGGAAGTTTCAGTGGGTCCTATGATCTGGGATCTGATCTCAGTAATGGAAATGGTGGAGCTGATGGGATATCTTTCTATGAGGTGGTTTGGCAGAAGAAACTTGGTGTTGGAAGTTGGGTTTTCAGTCACAAGCTCAAGACTTCAAAGAAATATCCATGGCTGATGCTGTACCTCAGAGCTGATGCAACCCAAGGATATTCTGGAGGCTATCACTATGATACAAGAGGAATGCTCAAAACA CTTCCAGAGTCACCAAATTTTAAGGTGAGGTTGACTTTGGACATCAAACAAGGGGGAGGACCCAAGAGCCAGTTTTACCTTATTGATATTGGTAGCTGTTGGAAGAACAATGGCCAACCCTGTAACGGGGACGTGCTGACTGACGTAACCAGATACACGGAGATGATCATAAATCCGGAAACTCCAGCTTGGTGCAGCCCCACAGGTTTAGGGAATTGCCCACCATACCATATTACACCAGATGACAGAAAGATTTATAGAAATGACACAGCTAACTTCCCATACTCAGCTTATCACTACTACTGTGCTCCAGGGAATGCCAAACATTTAGAGCAACCTGTAAGCACATGTGACCCTTACAGCAATCCTCAGGCACAAGAGATAATGCAATTGCTGCCTCACCCCATATGGGCTGAGTATGGCTATCCAACCAAACAAGGGCAGGGTTGGGTTGGAGATGCAAGAACTTGGGAGCTTGATGTTGGTGCCCTATCCAGTAGACTCTACTTCTATCAG gATCCAGGCACCACTCCTGCAAGAAGGATATGGGGATCAGTGGATGTGGGTACAGAAATTTTTGTTAGTGACAAAGATGAAGTGGCAGAGTGGACTCTCAGTGACTTCGACGTGATTTTTACACCCAAGAAGGAGTAA